CACATGGCAGAGTCTCAATGGCGTTGAAGAGGTATTCCCTGAGGGTCAGTGAACACACCGTCAGACAGTAGAAACCAGTGCAGACAAGAGTAAAGGCCAGTAGAGACAACAGTATACCAACCACCAAGACCAGTAAGAGTGCCAGGATCTGCTCACCTCTCCTTGGGCTCCTTGATGTAGGTGTCGATGAGGAGGCTGTACATCTCAGAGTGGATATTCTCCATGGCGATCTGGAAACCATAGAAACACCTGGCTTCTGTCACCTGCACTTCCTGTGTGAAGCGCTCCACCTGGTGGTCACAGAGTGAAACAGCAAGATGAGGACACAGGCTGGTTGATGTTTAAAACAgaatcacacagcagcaggagacgGTGTGATGCCTGACAGCTGTTCAGATGAACTGGGGAGTCAGAGCTGATCCCAAACCAGTAACACATCAACAATCACCGTCCTGCGTTCAGGGATGTTTCACGCTTAAGGCCGGTCGTCCTTACCAGGTTCTCGTTGACGATGCCGTCGCTGGCGGCGAAAAACGCCAACACGTGAGAGATGAAGTACCTCTCCTCGTCCTTCAGAGACTCCCAGTGCTGCAGGTCCTTCGACAGGTCCACCTGAACAAACAAGACGTCAGCATCACATGAAGGTGACCACGGCAGGGTCACAGCAACACTTCACTCCTGCAGTACTGCACACTTGTGAGTGCAGCGGCGTTCATGCGTACCTCCTCTGCGGTCCAGAACGAGGCCTCGGCCTTCTTGTACATCTGCCATATGTCGTGGTACTGGATGGGGAAGATGACGAAGCGACGAGGGTTTTCCTTCAGCAGCGGCTCCACCTCACTCTTCTTCACTGCTTTGGGCTGAAAAACCAACAATGTCAACCACAAACTCATTGCTACACATTTTATAGCTGGTCTGATGACGCTTTGATTTTGATGCTTTAATTGGTCAAATTTCACTTGGGCTGCTTTCAAATTAAACCGTGGGTCAACACAGTTTAACGCATAATGCTGGGGTTGACTTATTAATTGAAACGTAATGTCTCAGATAATATTTGACACACAAATGCCAGTCAGATAAATGCTTCACATCTTCTACTAAATGCACATTTTGTATTATATGAAGATTACAACAGTTATGATTATTGATCTAAGATCAGCTGTTATTGATGAGAACTTATCCAGTGTTGATAATAGTTTGCATTTGACTAAAACCTGCACACATCTATGAGAAAAATAACCTCTCATTGCCAAGACTTTgtcatgttaatgttttataaactTTCTAAATGTTAGCAAACGACCTCTGATGAATAAATCCCGTAGGAGTGACAGCTGAGTTTTATCAGCGACAGCTGACTGTCCACGTTGGCGCCAGAACCGACATTTTAAGCGCCATATGAGCACAATACAAAGGCAAACTTACGGTCACTGACTTTAATATGAATATAGATCATTCATCTGGTAGATTAGTTTAACATACTGAAGGTTTCAGTAGATTTTCAGTCACTTACCTCAGCATCGTCGAAGATTTTCCGCGCGGTTTTAGACGCCAGGATGCGGGTGGTGTTCAGACTCGGAGGCTTTAAAGATAAATGACCAGAAATCATTAAAGTGACCAGAAACTAGTGGCAATACTTAGTCCATACGTTTGATTTCATCACGTCAGACAAATACTGAATCAATCTGAGTCACTTATAGGCTGAACTGTTCAGGAAATGGCTGCCACTACGTTTAACTTAAACACGCCTAAAAAATTAAAGCGTAAACTTCTGGTTAAGTTAAGTTTAGTTACGTTAACAAGAATTTAACATTCAAAAGAAGATGAAACGTAAGTTTTAGGGTTTTTTCTTCTCACCGTGTTTTCTTTGTCCAGCGACATGTTGCTGGTCTGGATGCTGAGTGTGTTTTCATCCCTGACGGTAAGAGGATTGCGAGCAGTAAGCATTTTGGTCTcggataaataaaatataacttaaGTAACTAAACGTAAAAAGAGGAAAGCGTAAATCTAAGCTAACGAAGagctgacacagacaaagagcagagactGAAGTGGATTCTGTTGTCCCCTCGCCTTTTTATTGAAATCTTGGCGCTAGAACGCGGCCGGCCAATGAAAACACAGCTCGTGCTGGCTCTTTAAACTGACGCTGCGACGTAGCCAATCAAGCTGCGAGCTACGTTCACGTGACACCTGAACTACTGCGGGAAATTCAAACGGCTTTGTTTGTGCGGGGTTACG
The window above is part of the Seriola aureovittata isolate HTS-2021-v1 ecotype China chromosome 19, ASM2101889v1, whole genome shotgun sequence genome. Proteins encoded here:
- the LOC130187489 gene encoding ribonucleoside-diphosphate reductase subunit M2 isoform X1, producing MLTARNPLTVRDENTLSIQTSNMSLDKENTPPSLNTTRILASKTARKIFDDAEPKAVKKSEVEPLLKENPRRFVIFPIQYHDIWQMYKKAEASFWTAEEVDLSKDLQHWESLKDEERYFISHVLAFFAASDGIVNENLVERFTQEVQVTEARCFYGFQIAMENIHSEMYSLLIDTYIKEPKEREYLFNAIETLPCVKQKADWALNWIGNKGANYGERVVAFAAVEGIFFSGSFAAIFWLKKRGLMPGLTFSNELISRDEGLHCDFACLMFKHLVNKPSEKTVTNIIKNAVEIEQDFLTKALPVKLIGMNCDLMKQYIEFVADRLMLELGFSKIYRVENPFDFMENISLEGKTNFFEKRVGEYQRMGVMSGPTDNTFRLDADF